GCTCACTGCAGCTCTCATCTGTTTCAAAGGGAAACACATGCcacatgtttactgtatatCAACAACGGGATTCATTCTTTCCATATttgctaaacacacacagatgtaactTTCACCTGGTGTGGCACAGATGCTTCCTCAGGGAAATGATATCTGCTCTTTTTCCAGCCTGGGTACGACACACTGGTAGAAAGTGCATaaaaacaaagccataaaaacaaaaggagaagcAGGTATTATCTATTTGTCTTCTGAGTTGCTCTGGAGCTTCTTCACCCATGAAAGACCGTCACATCCCCATGTGATCTCTGCAGTAGGCAAACCGGGCAGCAGGCCAAGAGTAAAAATTGTGTCTCTAATATGACATTGCTTATGGAAATTACAGATAATCAGGCAATTAATCTTTACATAATTAACTGCATTCAGTAAAAAACCTTCTTATACAAgataaactgatgtttttttttttttacagtataaatTAGATATCATGGTGTGAGAGGAGTATAAATGTGGGGTTAACGATTAGCAGTCACACCTTGCTTCCTCCTGTGGAATCTGGAGGGTTGCAGTTAATGGATTGGTCGACTATCTTTGGTGGGTCATCTGTAGCTGCCTATGAATAGTtcatcagagaggaggaaaagggacATTGGCTTGGACTGAATATTAATGAGTTTTTTGTATGTTcagatttttcatttgatttatttcgcatttaaaaaacatacacGTTAAACCCAATGGATAGCAGGATAAACACTTCTCAAGATGGTTTCAAACTGTTAAAAAGAGATTTACAGAATAAAATCTACATTTATCAGTATGAACTCAGCCAAAAGTTAATATCCACATCAAAAAGTTTAAATACAACAACTGACCCAAAAGGTGGTTATCCTGTCATAGCTTAGCAAACCACAGCAGGTCCAGGTTTGGATTTCTCCACATGCTGAATAGTGTGTGATTAAGAGTTTGGAGGGTTGTGTCTTCAATCATTAGCATGTCCTGCTGACCAGCAGTTTAAAGTAGTAACTGAACAACTTCTCTAAAGCTGAGGAGCACATTATAAACTAACTGGGTTAGTTTGTCGGGTTATAGTTTTTTGAAAAGCCTTATTCGTGGATGGTACATCCACTGTGTATTATTGTGTGGGAGCTAGTCCTTGATGCTTTTAAAGTTTAGACTTAGGTCAGTAACTGCTTTTGTGGGAAACTTGCACTGCAGCAACCACAGCCAATGATGCCTGAAACAGTGTTACATTTTCCAGACACATCGATTGACAGAAAGATTGACAGGTGCTGCAACAGTAACCACAGAAGTAAAGGAAGGTCTTGTATTCGAAGCCAGTCTTGTTTTTGCAAAATTACAAATGGCTTACAAAAGTGTCCCTGTATTTGCAAAGTCTACTAGAGTATCGAAAGTATCAGtaagttaaataaaacagtcTTTGTGCCATTTTGGCTGCTGCACCATCACCGAGAATGCTATTTCGACTTTATTGTAATGTCTACTCAAGAGAGTGTTTCTTCCCTCCTGATAACAGCTGGCAGAACTTTTAATCAAATCTCTTTGCAGATCAATGACGAAAAGCCAAAGGCAAAGATTATCTACCCCAATCAGTCTCCTGTCTACTTCATTTTGTTCAGTCTTCAACACAAGATTCACTTTTtagcttaaaaacaaaaacaaacaaataaccaAACTGAGCTCAGGTCTTCAAGCTGCAACATCCAAAGGACAAGAGAACGTGCCGGAGAGCATGGAAATGCCACAGCCGTCATATTTCACTGAGAGGCTTCTCTCTGAGCAGACCTGCCCCTGCTCCGCCCCACcgtctctcttcatcttcctcctcaccctccttctcctcatcatCCCCTTGTCCCCACACGCTTCTGCTGATGGATGAGCTCATTTGCTGCAAATCTCTTTCGAGTCAAACAGGGACACCGTGGCTGCCTTTCTGCTACTTCGGTGGATAGAAAATAGAGGCCTCACGTatgaatactgtatgtgcacatgagcacacacagaaagcGCATGTTCCAATACATGTAGTGGAAAGCTCATTTTAGAAATGCTCTGTAAAGTGGCCCGTGTATTTCCTTCCACACCGAGGagttacacatacacatacatacacgcaTACACCACAACAATGTTTTTAGTATTGCATTTGTCTTAACAGCACCACAGAGAGCTGAATCAAAAGCATTGTAAATGCAATAACATAGAGCAGGGAACTGCAGAAGATGAGATTGccttgttttccctccttggtGATTTACAGTCTATACAGGGTTATTCTCACTGTAGTCATAGAGACAATGAATTGGCAACAGGCATGGCTAAAGCAATTCAGCGAATGAATTTCTTCAACCAATAGCATCGTCTTATGTTAGATCGAGGTTCAAGCACCACTCTGCATTATTTCTGACTCATTGCTGACTGCAATAACTTGTAAAATGGCTTTCCgaaaaatatatttccataGACAGGGCACTCCATTCTGATGTGTCAGTTTTGATAGGTACCACGTCTCTCTTTTCGCCGGCTAGCCAGCCTTGCCTTAGCGACTGAGCCAGCCTCACAATAACTATGATGAATGCAGTGTCCACAGGGACAAACCAGCCATTTGACACTTCATCCCCCTTGATGCATTAGCTGCTAATATCCCGTGGATTCGTGGCAGGCTGTTTGAAGCTTCATGATTCGCTGTGACTGGCCTCTGGTGGGTTTTCCCCTGAGCATAGGTGACTGTAATCATCTTACAAATGGCAACGTCTTACTTCAAATGCATTTAGTTGGAAAAGGCTTGCGGGGATCAGACACAGCATCTGTGTTGCTGATTAGGAAAACTGACTCTGCAGAGTCCGTCAGGCCTTCAAAACTATCTCTGAAGATCCTCTCCAACTCAAATTGCACCGAGAGGATGGTTAAAAGAAACTGGGTCATGGGTGTGTTTCCCATCCTTTGACTGCCAGTCCGAAATGTATTTTCATCTGGGCTACAAAATTTGATTTGCGACACACTTGATGTGCTTGAACACAGTGGAGGGTTCGGTGTCTATTCAAAGTAGATGAAGCGACTGGTCTTGGATGGGACCGCTGTGTGAAGCCCAAGGGGGGCAGCTGAGGTTACAAATGAATGAGAGATAGAAGCAGTGCCATGAGATGAAagggatcacacacacatacacagaatgatgtgaaaatattacTTGAGAAGGGCATTTGCAGTTTAAGGGAGGAAAAGCAGGAGGGTCCATGAAGACTTTCTGATCTTTAGCAGCTGCCAGATGGGATGGGTTGAATCAGAAATCGGAAAAgatagcagagagagagaaaaaaagatccTAGTGATGAATAAACTGCCAGCCATCTTTGAAGTTAATCCTGATTCAAGACATCAAAATCATTTGGTGATGATGTGATTACAGGGGGTGGCGAAAGTCATCTGAGATAAGATATTATaaagtctctctttctccttcatacacacagagacaaacaaaacaaactgttttgtaTTTACTGAATTTGACTGCAGTTCATGTAGGGTAATAGCTGAAATACCGTCCCCATGTGGTGTCATCGCATATTCTTTAGGATCATAAGTCTTCAGGGGGTTTCCAGGCCGGCCTGCTGGCTCAGCTACAGCCTTCGACAGGCATGATGACTGTTACCccattctgttctgttttactACAACACAACGATGGGAAACCAGTGTTGAATTTCGTTAGTCATGGTAAGTAATGAAGGAGACTAAAGTTGCACAGAAGCACTGACAATATCACTGCAGTGAATAAACAGAGTTAATATGTTAAAGTGTAAAACCACATCCGCAAAGTCCCCAAACTTTCTCCACACAGTTTGGTCCAAGCCTCCGTTTCTCATGGTAATGATAAATGAAGCTCACAAGGAGGTGAAATGTGCACAgacatggccaaaagtatgtggacactcCTATATGTCATTGTATATATACAAGAAACCTAAAATCAGCTGACATGCTCCACCATTAAGCTATTGTGATTTGAGGCCCTTGTTTGCTtagtttataataaataaagttcttgTTTGGCTTCGAGAGAAGTTGAGAGCCAATTATATGCAGATTGTGAGTCACCACTTTATTATGTGGGGTTTTAACAGGTGGTTAACAGTCTGATAAGTGTATTACAGAGGCACACTATCATGTCAGaccaatatttatttatatcgcACAGTAGGTATAGAAAGGTTGTAATGACTTAATTCGTTGCATAATGCCAAATATCTAATGCAGTGTCTACAGACTGTGAGTGGAGACGAGCCCAGTATGTTGTTTTGCCAAAATAAGGCCATAATAGGAAAAACAAAGGGGCAACGAATAACACTAGCAATGCCTCTGTTCTCTTCAAGTGCCTCAGTAAGCCctgacataatgacataaaaaaacaacgtGCACAATCAATCTGTGattattttttgtcaaaatCACCACTCTGTGTGAAACTGCATGCAATCAAtctaaattaataaatcaagATAATCTTGCAGAATCAATAATAATTTCCCCTCAGTCCATTAATATAGCTTTTCATGCTTCATCTCTTCAGTACCATTTTAAGATCAACCTGGAAAACTCTCAGCCTAATAATAAAAGAGTACACTAATCACCTTGTGACCAATTAGCTATTATACTACAAAGACCATGTTATTAGACAAATACAAAGCTGGAAAAAGTTTAGCTGGATTGACTTGACCCTCTGCCACTAATTAACAAGCAGAGAAGAGGAACCAATGAGTAAAACTGCCTGCTGGTGTTTGGCTGGAAACATCCACGTGCAGAGCTAGCAAGTGTCGAAATGTTACTGCAGCCCACACGTACATTTCTCTAAAATGTGTATCCGTATATGTAAACTGAGATTAGAGGGTAAGGGTTTTTCCCTAATTTTAGCTACAACCAggtcaaatgtgtgtgtgtttatgctgtgGTATCACAAAGGGACAGGGGCTGCTGTATTTCCCTATATTCTCAGTTGCTATGTAACATAAAGGCCAAAATTGCACAGTCAATACGTTTATTTTCAAGTTGAACTACACCTCGCCTGAAAACAAGGTCATACAGCAGCAGATAAGCAAAGACAAAAGGCTGCAGCCCAATCAGACAGTTTCCAGCAGCCAGCAAGAATATAAAGGAAGTTCCATTGTTGtggagtttttatttatttattgctatTGCGGATTAGTGTTTGTTCTTTGGAAGTTCTGTGGAAGTATTCAGTGAGTTTCCATGTATCAAGAGGgctttgtttactgtaaactggTGATTAGTGGCATAGCATCTTTTTGCAGCAGGAAAAAACAGATCTGAGAGTTTCTTAAATTGCATTTCCGCCTTTGCCTTCCAAACTAGTTTTGCAGTATAGCATGAACATCTTGGTGCAACGTGGGCATatgtgcttttaatgtgaacagGATAGAAGTCTCTATTGATGGTTGAAACAGAGGAGCCAATTTTTTAGGCaactcaaacagcagcagcagcagcagcagcagcagcagcagcagagaatcCCAATTTAACCTCTCACAGCATATCCTACAGACAGATTCGGTGGGTGAGGCATCACACAAAGTGTCAGAAACATCTGTTCAATCTGTTTTGTGCTCCAGTGGACAGTATGCCAAGATCTCAGGGCACACGGctctaaaaatgaaacactgacaagTCTGTCACACTTGATAAAAGAGGGAACAATAATAATCCTGTTGAAACTGCAGAGCGAAAGAAAAATGGAGTGGAAGTGAGCTTTGTACACTCAATACACACTAATGCCACTGAAACGTTTCagataacacaaaaaaatatcattttgtgTCCTCAGCCTCTAGTAGAGGTATTTCATGCTTCAGACAACCTGCCAAGCTGCCACAATGTGTGTCCTTTGAGGAGTGAAACACACAAGGAAGAGAGACTATCACTGGCTCATGACAAGACTGAGGAGCCCAGTCACCACTGATAGAATAGAGTTCACTGGGATGTGAGAAGAACAGTCTTCAGGCAACAGATGCAACAGTTCAAACACAAAGTAGCCTCGGCCAACTGTCCGCTATTTGCCATCGTGCCCTTAAAAAGTTATAAATACAACTAATTAGTCTGACGCCTTCTTCAGGCCAGCAAGAGGTAACAGCCTCCTCTCCACACCCATCACCCCATGCCCACCAATACTTCTCATGGGATTGGCATGAGTGCTTAATAAGTGCTAAAACAGACAGGAGCACTATATAAAGCCCTTCTGAGATTTCTCTGTCTCACCACCCTTAGCTTTGGCGAGCCTTTCTTTTATCACTCCCTCACTCATTAAGGAGGTTTTAATTGCTGAAATTTCACTGAGTTAATCTCAGGAGtccagaagtaaaaaaaaaaaaggcgtgcTATTTTTTATATCTTCTCCCCgggttttttttcagtgtcttttcatttcttgaaaTATGAGTGAACAGGCGAAAACAGAGCCGTCATGTGGTGAGTACGGCAGGGGTACCCCCTGGTTCCCCCTGAGAAAATGGTGGCAGTCTAGCCGGCTTTTCAATCAGGATGTTGGCCTGCCGCCTTTCCTGGAGCCATGGGACCCTCGGTGGATGGATGTGGACCGGCTCCAGAGGAGTTTGGCAGCCTTCTCCTGGCCAGGGTACATACCCGCTCCACTGTTTGTGCCCTACATCTCTGGGTCAATGCATCATCCCAGCCAGAAGATTAGTAAGGAGCAGTTCAAGTGGAGGGTCAGCCTGGACGTGGCTCATTTCTCCCCCTCAGAGATTTCTCTCAGCGTCAGAGACGGAttcctggaggtcagaggtACCGAACATTGGCTTACAGTTCTGTTAATTAAACAGCTCTAAAagttcactttattttacattGCTAATTACTTTTACACACAGGATAGTTTCTACTCCTAATGAAGGAATAATAATCTTATCCATCTAATATTATTATCTCAAAGAGTAACAGAGTTATCTAAATAGACTTCTCTCAGTTCACAGAATAAACccctgaaaatgaaacaagcCTGGAAAGGAAACCGAATGTAACAAAATTAGAAAGCTGCTTAAATAATGTGCTCGGGGAAATCACAGCTCTGTGGCAGAAATTAATTTCTGTGTTGAGTGGTTTCTCTGTGTTGCTTGattcctctgtgtgtcctcacatTCTTCGACATAAACGGTAATCCATCCCCAGGGAAACACGAGGAGAGGGCAGACGAGCATGGATTTATTGCCAGATGtttcacaagaaaatacaggtATGCAAAGTAAACACTGATATTAACCTACAGACGATGAGATATCCACAGTTTAAGCTATGCTAAACACCACTCAGCAGCAACAAATGCAGCACTTAAGGTCTGTTTTTGACAGTATCCAATCTCTACAATTATCACTGAGCTGAACAATTAGATATTATGCCAGTTTCAGTATTATAAAAAACTGCCACTTATCATGttgagacacagtaaacaccATTCTGTCATTTTCAGGCTCCCAGCTGAGATTGATGCTACCAAAATTGAAACCACACTTTCCGTCGATGGTATCCTGACTGTGGAAGCTCCAGTTCCTGAAACTTCCGTTCCTGCTGCTATCATCATTCCCATAAAGGTGATCACATCTGGGAAGTTTCCTTGCAATTAAGAGAATAGCTTGACATTTTGGTAGATGCGCTTGTTTTCTTACAGAGATTTAGATGAGGAGATCGATACCACTTATGTGTCTGGTAAATGTAAGTATATAGCCcagttagcgtagcttagcataaagactgcaaaCGGTGGGAAcggctagcctggctctgtctgaaggtaacaAAGCTGCCTCCCAGTACccgagaaataaaaacatatctcatttgtttaatccatccAAAGCCCAAAGTGTGACAAGTTGTGGATGATGCTCTTGGCCAAGAAATCCCAGTACCATGCCACTtctcatttttacactttggttttttgCAGTATTTACCAGACAGATTTGACATTGTTATCGGTCTTTTCATCTGACAAAAATTcaaatttctcaaaatgtcaaacctttCCTCTAAAGATACATTCTGAACAATATCTGCTGATTGTATCCAATTCAATATCCCTCTTGAGATTCTACTTATGAAAAGGTTGCCATAGAAATTTAGCACTGAGG
This genomic stretch from Larimichthys crocea isolate SSNF chromosome III, L_crocea_2.0, whole genome shotgun sequence harbors:
- the si:dkey-1k23.3 gene encoding heat shock protein 67B1, with the translated sequence MSEQAKTEPSCGEYGRGTPWFPLRKWWQSSRLFNQDVGLPPFLEPWDPRWMDVDRLQRSLAAFSWPGYIPAPLFVPYISGSMHHPSQKISKEQFKWRVSLDVAHFSPSEISLSVRDGFLEVRGKHEERADEHGFIARCFTRKYRLPAEIDATKIETTLSVDGILTVEAPVPETSVPAAIIIPIKVEMEVTEEKKEKEEAPDADPDSRGAPETADFPSAGDGGEESPLEVHDDQAQPDSTTAELQQHEERREEETHEEPAGESNPSLPADGEGTESLQDSSEHQETMESQESPDTDTSKQPEHKEPAVDEEIQVMADSGQAAEEIAQPAEPELGKSPPSEVLSQELEDPDKKQEHTE